In Drosophila biarmipes strain raj3 unplaced genomic scaffold, RU_DBia_V1.1 ptg000009l, whole genome shotgun sequence, the following proteins share a genomic window:
- the LOC127011805 gene encoding uncharacterized protein LOC127011805, which yields MHYAYITSVKRLCYSQHSKPKSERYFCDNCLQFFTVNNTTHNKLECGKVASFYPEPNTTTLFKGFHKKLSPPVVVYADIEDVLENYGTCLNSSSTTKVQKHTACAVSFYITHKYYPDLNELWTYEGADCIQKFCKSLKEKIRACFTCTGRPPKTRLLAQSMNRKEIAVPVKRK from the exons ATGCATTACGCTTACATtacaagtgtaaaaagattatgctactCACAGCATTCCAAGCCCAAATCAGAaagatatttttgtgataactgtctacagtttttcacagttaataatactacccacaacaaacttgaatgcggaaaagtggcctcattttaccctgaaccaaacactacaactttattcaagggctttcataaaaaattatctcctccggtggtggtatatgccgatattgaggatgttcttgaaaactatggaacatgcctaaattcgtcttcaacaacaaaagtgcagaagcatactgcctgtgccgtatcattttatataacacataaatattatccggatcttaacgaattgtggacatatgaag gcgctgactgcatacaaaaattctgcaaatcactaaaggaaaaaatacgagcttgttttacatgtactggtcgacctccaaaaacccgattgctagcgcaatccatgaacaggaaggaaattgctgtgcctgtgaaaaggaaataa